From Phalacrocorax carbo chromosome 6, bPhaCar2.1, whole genome shotgun sequence, a single genomic window includes:
- the IRAK2 gene encoding interleukin-1 receptor-associated kinase-like 2, producing the protein MTLPQPPLALKGGSPPALYVHSMPAWVLEDFCQKMDCLSDYDWMRFASYVITDQTELRKIKSMEKTGISITRELMWWWGVRLATVQQLLDLLQGLQLYRAAQVILEWTSASNITISEKEELVEPPKQENISLTPTEDKNRERENEISLLPSPDSSHLAVSPAGSAVSEGALYSLPSPPPPPRDLLKSLESNPPVSSSVKPCSSSTPQQETMTDLPSGSLLWTQREVANATNGFSEKSRICEGTFADVYKGQRNNVAYVIKRLKEAECTSPNSIQRFFHTEVQICFRCCHVNILQLLGFSVETGLHCLIYPYLPNGSLQNKLQCPADSAPLTWETRISISTGLIRAVEYLHNFGILHGNIKSSNVLLDENFTPKLGHSGLRLYSADKKSEYAMVKTKVLQASLTYLPEDFIRHGQLAAKVDIFACGVVLAEILTGIKALDEGRHPIYLKDMIADEIQLVKESSYPKVKNFEKLAAKEICCKYLDRKAGHLLEEVAIAFASAICLCLRKKNSNIAEVIEIMEKAENKLREHYICEGSTSGFSMNTPEENDDETTSVSMDVPSAGENREDSTQPAILTSADPCTPLTGVLSPDIYCGEASRVPCESDESSSFVWNPSESSMDELPSKSCSKSENAAAADYRVEQENPANRLQERNATCTKSDGVLERAATAQSTFQQEGADLDSSCSSPALARETSWKIKINDQKKKLMENILLYEEDKLNSSELFES; encoded by the exons ATGACCCTGCCGCAGCCGCCCCTAGCCCTGAAAGGGGGCTCCCCGCCGGCTCTGTACGTTCACAGCATGCCTGCCTGGGTGCTGGAGGATTTCTGCCAGAAGATGGACTGCCTGAGTGACTACGACTGGATGCGATTCG CCTCCTACGTGATAACTGATCAAACAGAGCTACGGAAAATCAAGTCCATGGAGAAGACAGGGATCAGCATAACAAGAGAGCTCATGTGGTGGTGGGGAGTGAGGCTGGCGAcagtgcagcagctcctggacCTGCTGCAAGGCCTGCAGCTCTACCGAGCGGCTCAAGTCATTCTGGAAT GGACATCAGCCTCTAATATTACCATCTCCGAAAAAGAAGAGCTGGTAGAGCCGCCCAAACAGGAGAACATATCTTTAACTcccacagaagacaaaaatagagagagagaaaatgagataaGCCTGCTGCCATCACCAGACTCTTCACATCTGGCAGTATCCCCAGCTGGTA GTGCGGTTTCTGAAGGAGCCTTGTATTCACTCCCTTCTCCACCACCTCCTCCAAGAGACCTTTTGAAATCCTTAGAGTCAAATCCTCCTGTCTCGTCAAGTGTGAAG CCTTGCAGCTCTTCTACTCCTCAGCAGGAGACAATGACTGACCTCCCCAGTGGGAGCCTTTTGTGGACCCAGAGGGAAGTTGCTAATGCCACAAATGGTTTCAGCGAGAAGAGCAGAATTTGTGAAGGTACTTTTGCGGATGTCTACAAAGGTCAGAGGAACAACGTAGCATATGTCATCAAAAGGCTGAAAGAG GCGGAATGCACAAGCCCGAACTCCATCCAAAGGTTCTTTCATACAGAAGTACAGATTTGCTTCCG GTGTTGTCACGTCAACATtttgcagctgctgggcttCTCAGTAGAAACGGGATTGCACTGTCTGATATACCCGTACCTGCCCAACGGATCACTACAGAACAAACTTCAGTGTCCA GCTGATTCTGCTCCACTGACCTGGGAGACGCGAATTAGCATTTCCACAGGACTCATCCGAGCAGTGGAGTATTTACATAATTTTGGAATTCTCCACGGGAATATCAAAAG CTCAAATGTCTTGTTGGATGAAAACTTTACACCCAAGCTTGGACATTCAGGTCTGCGACTGTATTCTGCTgataaaaaatcagaatatgcTATGGTGAAAACCAAAGTCCTACAAGCTTCTCTTACTTATCTACCAGAAGATTTTATCAGACATGGGCAGTTAGCAGCAAAAGTTGATATATTTGCCTGTGGCGTG GTCTTAGCAGAGATACTGACAGGGATTAAGGCACTGGATGAAGGAAGACACCCTATTTATCTG AAAGATATGATTGCTGATGAAATTCAATTAGTGAAAGAAAGCTCATACCCCAAAGTGAAGAATTTTGAAAAGCTAGCTGCCAAGGAAATATGCTGTAAATACCTAGACAGGAAAGCGGGACACTTGCTGGAAGAGGTTGCTATTGCTTTTGCCTCAGCCATCTGCCTTTGTCTGAGAAAGAAGAATTCTAACATAGCAGAG GTGATTGAAATTatggaaaaagctgaaaacaaattaagagaGCATTACATCTGTGAAGGCAGCACTTCTGGATTCTCCATGAACACTCCAGAAGAAAATGATGACGAGACGACTAGTGTCAGCATGGACGTGCCTTCTGCGGGGGAGAACAGAGAGGACAGCACGCAGCCAGCGATCCTGACGAGTGCCGACCCATGCACACCTTTAACAGGAGTTCTGTCACCTGACATTTACTGCGGAGAGGCGTCAAGGGTCCCTTGTGAATCAGATGAGTCGAGTAGTTTTGTATGGAACCCTTCGGAAAGTTCTATGGATGAGCTACCCAGCAAGAGCTGTAGCAAGTCAGAAAATGCGGCAGCCGCCGATTACAGGGTCGAGCAGGAAAATCCTGCAAACAGGCTCCAGGAAAGAAACGCGACGTGCACCAAAAGTGATGGCGTCTTGGAGAGAGCGGCTACTGCACAGAGCACCTTTCAACAGGAAGGCGCAGACCTTGACTCTTCATGTTCTTCCCCAG cattaGCCAGAGAGACATCttggaaaataaagataaatgaccaaaaaaagaagctcatggaaaatattctgctgtATGAAGAAGACAAATTAAACAGTTCTGAACTTTTTGAATCATAA
- the VHL gene encoding von Hippel-Lindau disease tumor suppressor has protein sequence MAPPGPGPGGSGEPCLRSVNTRELSEVVFNNRSPRSVLPVWVDFEGRPRCYPVLQPRTGRLMHSYRGHLWLFRDAGTNDGLLVNQQELFVAAPNVNKADITLPVFTLKERCLQVVRSLVKPMDYRKLDIVRSLYEELEDHPDIRKDLQRLSLERSEMLRNGILE, from the exons ATggcgccgccggggccggggccggggggcagcggcgAGCCCTGCCTGCGCTCCGTCAACACGCGGGAGCTCTCCGAGGTCGTCTTCAACAACCGCAGCCCCCGCTCCGTCCTGCCCGTCTGGGTGGACTTCGAGGGCCGGCCGCGCTGCTACCCGGTCCTGCAGCCGCGCACCGGGCGGCTCATGCACAGCTACCGAG gtCACCTCTGGCTGTTCCGGGACGCGGGGACAAACGACGGGCTCCTCGTCAACCAGCAGGAGCTGTTCGTGGCGGCTCCCAACGTGAATAAAGCCGACATCACGCTGCCAG TGTTCACCCTGAAAGAGAGATGTCTCCAGGTTGTTCGCAGTCTGGTCAAACCGATGGACTACAGGAAACTGGACATTGTTCGATCACTATATGAAGAGCTGGAAGATCACCCTGATATTAGGAAGGATCTTCAGCGGCTTTCTCTGGAGAGAAGTGAAATGCTGAGGAACGGAATTCTGGAATAA
- the THUMPD3 gene encoding tRNA (guanine(6)-N2)-methyltransferase THUMP3 isoform X2: MAETGGGAGAGEGPVPAAEGAELAAVIGATVPTGFEVTAAEEVQEKLGSASRISRDRGKIYFEVPARGLPQVHRLRSVDNLFVVVQEFKDYQFKENKEDALKDLEDLVKKLPWTDPLKVWELNNSLKKKKTKRKKQNLQSSASKEKLNDDGEEEGTDQKDASEQEDCAQSAAGVEPASSQDAEKTGVASRNGEEEEDGNEQSDAKDNLQAGSGSNTKVGEGDTSEGEAKVLKFRVTCNRAGEKHSFTSNEAARDFGGAVQEHFQWKADMTNFDVEVLLNIHNNEVVVGIALTEESLHRRNITHFGPTTLRSTLAYGMLRLCDPQPTDIIVDPMCGTGAIPIEGATEWPSCYHIAGDNNPQAVKRAANNICSLLKKSENKDSTSLGIPLDIIQWDICNLPLRTGSVDIIVTDMPFGKRIGSKKKNWDLYPACLMEMGRICTPGTGRAVLLTQDKKCFAKALSRMGHIWRKGQTVWVNVGGLHAAVYLLRRTWERAEEKRSFW; this comes from the exons ATGGCGGAgacgggcggcggggcgggggcgggtgAGGGCCCAGTCCCGGCCGCGGAGGGTGCGGAGCTCGCGGCCGTCATCGGCGCCACCGTGCCCACCGGGTTCGAGGTGACGGCGGCCGAGGAGGTGCAGGAGAAGCTGGGCTCGGCCTCCAGGATCAGCAGGGACCGGGGGAAGATCTACTTCGAGGTCCCGGCCCGGGGCCTGCCGCAG GTCCATCGGCTGAGGTCAGTGGATaatttatttgttgttgttcaggaGTTCAAAGACTatcaatttaaagaaaacaag gaagatgcTCTAAAGGATTTGGAAGATTTGGTTAAAAAGCTGCCTTGGACTGACCCATTGAAAGTTTGGGAGCTGAACAAcagcttgaaaaagaaaaagacaaaacgcaaaaaacaaaatctgcagAGTTCTGCAAGCAAAGAGAAGTTGAATGACGAcggagaagaggaaggaacagATCAAAAAGACGCGAGTGAGCAGGAGGACTGTGCCCAAAGCGCTGCAGGTGTAGAACCTGCTAGCAGCCAGGATGCAGAAAAGACAGGAGTGGCATCCCGAaacggggaggaggaggaggatggtaACGAACAATCAGATGCTAAAGACAATCTGCAGGCGGGTTCTGGGAGCAACACCAAGGTTGGTGAGGGCGACACGAGTGAAGGAGAGGCGAAGGTGCTCAAGTTCCGTGTTACATGCAATAGGGCAGGAGAGAAGCACAGCTTCACATCAAATGAGGCTGCGAGAGACTTCGGTGGAGCTGTGCAGGAGCACTTCCAGTGGAAAGCTGACATGACTAACTTTGATGTAGAG gttCTTCTGAATATTCACAATAATGAAGTAGTTGTGGGTATTGCATTAACCGAAGAGAGTcttcacagaagaaatattacACATTTTGGACCCACAACTCTTCGTTCAACTCTCGCTTATGGCATGCTCAG aCTCTGTGATCCACAGCCAACGGATATCATAGTTGATCCCATGTGTGGTACAGGTGCCATACCAATAGAG GGAGCTACAGAATGGCCTAGCTGCTACCACATCGCTGGTGATAACAACCCACAAGCCGTAAAGAGAGCAGCAAACAACATCTGTTCTTTACTAAAGAAAAGTGAGAATAAGGACAG cacttccctgggcaTACCCTTAGACATCATTCAGTGGGACATTTGCAATCTCCCTTTGCGGACTGGTTCTGTGGACATCATCGTGACAGACATGCCGTTTGGAAAGAG GATAGGGTCAAAGAAGAAGAACTGGGATCTCTACCCAGCCTGCCTTATGGAGATGGGCCGGATCTGCACTCCGGGGacgggcagggctgtgctgcttaCGCAGGACAAGAAGTGCTTTGCCAAG GCCTTGTCACGTATGGGACACATATGGCGCAAAGGTCAGACCGTGTGGGTGAACGTCGGGGGACTTCACGCTGCAGTGTATCTTCTGAGACGCACCTgggaaagagcagaagagaaaagatCGTTTTGGTAG
- the THUMPD3 gene encoding tRNA (guanine(6)-N2)-methyltransferase THUMP3 isoform X1, giving the protein MAETGGGAGAGEGPVPAAEGAELAAVIGATVPTGFEVTAAEEVQEKLGSASRISRDRGKIYFEVPARGLPQVHRLRSVDNLFVVVQEFKDYQFKENKEDALKDLEDLVKKLPWTDPLKVWELNNSLKKKKTKRKKQNLQSSASKEKLNDDGEEEGTDQKDASEQEDCAQSAAGVEPASSQDAEKTGVASRNGEEEEDGNEQSDAKDNLQAGSGSNTKVGEGDTSEGEAKVLKFRVTCNRAGEKHSFTSNEAARDFGGAVQEHFQWKADMTNFDVEVLLNIHNNEVVVGIALTEESLHRRNITHFGPTTLRSTLAYGMLRLCDPQPTDIIVDPMCGTGAIPIEGATEWPSCYHIAGDNNPQAVKRAANNICSLLKKSENKDSSTSLGIPLDIIQWDICNLPLRTGSVDIIVTDMPFGKRIGSKKKNWDLYPACLMEMGRICTPGTGRAVLLTQDKKCFAKALSRMGHIWRKGQTVWVNVGGLHAAVYLLRRTWERAEEKRSFW; this is encoded by the exons ATGGCGGAgacgggcggcggggcgggggcgggtgAGGGCCCAGTCCCGGCCGCGGAGGGTGCGGAGCTCGCGGCCGTCATCGGCGCCACCGTGCCCACCGGGTTCGAGGTGACGGCGGCCGAGGAGGTGCAGGAGAAGCTGGGCTCGGCCTCCAGGATCAGCAGGGACCGGGGGAAGATCTACTTCGAGGTCCCGGCCCGGGGCCTGCCGCAG GTCCATCGGCTGAGGTCAGTGGATaatttatttgttgttgttcaggaGTTCAAAGACTatcaatttaaagaaaacaag gaagatgcTCTAAAGGATTTGGAAGATTTGGTTAAAAAGCTGCCTTGGACTGACCCATTGAAAGTTTGGGAGCTGAACAAcagcttgaaaaagaaaaagacaaaacgcaaaaaacaaaatctgcagAGTTCTGCAAGCAAAGAGAAGTTGAATGACGAcggagaagaggaaggaacagATCAAAAAGACGCGAGTGAGCAGGAGGACTGTGCCCAAAGCGCTGCAGGTGTAGAACCTGCTAGCAGCCAGGATGCAGAAAAGACAGGAGTGGCATCCCGAaacggggaggaggaggaggatggtaACGAACAATCAGATGCTAAAGACAATCTGCAGGCGGGTTCTGGGAGCAACACCAAGGTTGGTGAGGGCGACACGAGTGAAGGAGAGGCGAAGGTGCTCAAGTTCCGTGTTACATGCAATAGGGCAGGAGAGAAGCACAGCTTCACATCAAATGAGGCTGCGAGAGACTTCGGTGGAGCTGTGCAGGAGCACTTCCAGTGGAAAGCTGACATGACTAACTTTGATGTAGAG gttCTTCTGAATATTCACAATAATGAAGTAGTTGTGGGTATTGCATTAACCGAAGAGAGTcttcacagaagaaatattacACATTTTGGACCCACAACTCTTCGTTCAACTCTCGCTTATGGCATGCTCAG aCTCTGTGATCCACAGCCAACGGATATCATAGTTGATCCCATGTGTGGTACAGGTGCCATACCAATAGAG GGAGCTACAGAATGGCCTAGCTGCTACCACATCGCTGGTGATAACAACCCACAAGCCGTAAAGAGAGCAGCAAACAACATCTGTTCTTTACTAAAGAAAAGTGAGAATAAGGACAG cagcacttccctgggcaTACCCTTAGACATCATTCAGTGGGACATTTGCAATCTCCCTTTGCGGACTGGTTCTGTGGACATCATCGTGACAGACATGCCGTTTGGAAAGAG GATAGGGTCAAAGAAGAAGAACTGGGATCTCTACCCAGCCTGCCTTATGGAGATGGGCCGGATCTGCACTCCGGGGacgggcagggctgtgctgcttaCGCAGGACAAGAAGTGCTTTGCCAAG GCCTTGTCACGTATGGGACACATATGGCGCAAAGGTCAGACCGTGTGGGTGAACGTCGGGGGACTTCACGCTGCAGTGTATCTTCTGAGACGCACCTgggaaagagcagaagagaaaagatCGTTTTGGTAG